In Triticum aestivum cultivar Chinese Spring chromosome 5B, IWGSC CS RefSeq v2.1, whole genome shotgun sequence, the following proteins share a genomic window:
- the LOC123110893 gene encoding serine/arginine repetitive matrix protein 1, with the protein MEAMAAKGSPKPVPNYLRPSTGSCHDACKHGGHHAFEEKQAPRAQPKPRKKQQPSASDDHKTRLVKVRSVSRRRVGDFSKPDKADTPAGGSEIVVEWKDIVAYDAAPVPVPAPASPDGPSHQQPDGRNKRDVKGKAPFAKATHPEKQTESLNKRLAKTVRSTLTGKASVKKPQAATNSSPSHKKGAGKPPKAKKSATLPVENKEIVQGDATHNDVKQGKSLYTPDQEERAAIALSMRPILAPAHRRAKSMSISNRSVRFPFTRQPSNNSATFKLRSKSSKAPILPSEQDKPTRLRFRKGRAAGEESSGGIQLRARSLRRRGSSMSGSATGFIVPEVMLRHQKTLERKKSRRLSNNLIEETASRLAKSRKSRVKSLVGAFETLFSKIGK; encoded by the coding sequence ATGGAGGCCATGGCTGCAAAAGGCAGCCCGAAGCCCGTCCCCAACTATCTTCGGCCATCAACCGGGTCGTGCCACGACGCGTGCAAGCACGGCGGGCATCACGCGTTCgaggagaaacaagctccaagggcCCAACCCAAACCCCGGAAGAAGCAGCAGCCATCGGCTTCCGATGACCACAAGACAAGGCTGGTCAAGGTACGGTCGGTGTCACGCAGGCGTGTCGGAGATTTCAGCAAACCCGACAAGGCCGATACGCCGGCCGGTGGGAGCGAGATTGTTGTTGAGTGGAAGGACATCGTGGCCTATGATGCAGCGCCAGTGCCAGTTCCGGCTCCAGCCTCACCCGACGGGCCATCTCATCAACAACCTGATGGGAGGAACAAGAGGGATGTGAAGGGGAAAGCACCATTTGCCAAGGCCACCCATCCGGAGAAGCAAACCGAATCACTGAACAAGAGGCTGGCTAAGACCGTCAGGTCGACGCTCACCGGGAAGGCCTCCGTGAAGAAGCCTCAAGCCGCCACTAACAGTTCACCTTCTCACAAGAAGGGGGCTGGCAAGCCTCCGAAAGCCAAGAAATCTGCGACATTGCCCGTCGAAAACAAGGAAATTGTCCAGGGTGACGCAACTCATAATGATGTTAAACAGGGCAAGTCACTCTACACTCCCGACCAAGAAGAGCGTGCTGCCATTGCTCTTTCAATGAGACCCATCCTGGCACCGGCACATCGGAGGGCCAAGAGCATGAGCATCAGCAACCGATCGGTGCGCTTCCCGTTCACCCGACAACCGAGCAACAACTCGGCCACCTTCAAGCTGCGCTCCAAGAGCAGCAAGGCACCCATCCTCCCATCCGAACAAGACAAGCCCACGCGGCTCAGGTTCAGAAAGGGGAGAGCAGCCGGCGAGGAGTCCAGCGGCGGCATCCAGCTCAGGGCCAGGAGCCTGCGGAGGCGAGGGAGCAGCATGTCCGGCAGTGCAACAGGCTTCATTGTGCCAGAGGTGATGCTGAGGCACCAAAAGACGCTGGAGAGGAAGAAGAGCCGGAGGCTGTCCAACAACCTGATCGAGGAGACGGCGAGCAGGCTGGCCAAGAGCAGGAAGAGCAGGGTCAAGTCCCTTGTTGGGGCTTTCGAAACTCTCTTCTCCAAGATCGGAAAGTAG
- the LOC123110895 gene encoding protein cornichon homolog 1 → MSVELVLWLFSFASVMALVGLTAYQLICLSDLEFDYINPYDSSSRINAVVIIEYALQGVLCASFLLTLNWFPFLVMAPVTYYHVKLYMNRKHLIDVTEIFRQLHGEKKYRMIKLAFYFALFIISIYRLVMTAVLLFIDEDVNLVETRTI, encoded by the exons atgtctgtCGAACTCGTCCTCTGGCTCTTCTCCTTCGCCTCTGTGATGGCCCTCGTAGGCCTCACCGCCTACCAG CTTATCTGCTTATCTGATTTGGAGTTTGACTATATCAATCCATATGATTCATCATCTCGCATCAATGCAGTGGTCATAATAGAATACGCACTCCAAGGGGTCCTCTGCGCTTCTTTCCTCTTGACGCTGAATTGGTTTCCGTTTCTAGTTATGGCTCCTGTAACATATTACCATGTGAAGCT GTATATGAATCGGAAACATCTTATAGATGTTACTGAGATATTCCGACAGTTACATGGAGAGAAGAAGTACAGGATGATCAAGCTTGCCTTCTACTTTGCATTATTTATTATATCCATTTACAG GCTTGTCATGACGGCTGTGCTACTATTTATTGATGAGGATGTGAATCTGGTAGAAACTAGGACTATTTAG